From the Natronococcus sp. AD-5 genome, one window contains:
- a CDS encoding cupredoxin domain-containing protein, with protein sequence MTDETSRRTVLGIASGAIGIGLAGCLTESDQPESNSDQDEDTDDQSDEESDHNNSHEEDSGSHGSHGEELDSPSAEAEVSMTTTDSGDHFEPHVVWIEKGGSVTWTNESGSHSATAYHSDNDEPQLVPDEAAAWDSGVLSEAEATFDHVFETEGVYHYYCVPHESAGMIGSVVVGQPDLGAQPALEEPPSEKSEAIRGKLADLNEAVRGALDGQNDDDGQEGEDGSDNEDSHDDDGHDH encoded by the coding sequence ATGACTGATGAGACATCTCGACGAACTGTGCTTGGTATCGCCAGCGGTGCAATCGGGATTGGACTCGCTGGTTGTCTAACCGAGAGTGACCAGCCAGAGAGTAACAGCGATCAAGACGAGGACACCGATGACCAGAGTGACGAGGAAAGCGACCACAACAATTCTCACGAAGAGGACTCAGGTAGCCATGGAAGCCATGGTGAGGAACTCGACAGTCCGTCGGCGGAAGCTGAGGTGTCGATGACTACTACCGACTCCGGGGATCACTTCGAACCGCACGTCGTTTGGATCGAAAAGGGAGGCAGCGTCACGTGGACAAACGAGAGTGGGAGTCACTCTGCGACCGCTTATCACTCGGATAATGACGAACCGCAACTCGTCCCCGATGAGGCAGCCGCCTGGGATAGCGGCGTTCTTTCGGAAGCGGAAGCAACCTTCGATCACGTGTTCGAAACCGAGGGCGTGTACCACTATTATTGCGTTCCCCACGAGTCAGCCGGGATGATCGGCAGCGTCGTTGTCGGCCAGCCCGATCTGGGTGCCCAACCTGCACTTGAAGAGCCGCCTTCGGAGAAGTCCGAAGCCATCCGCGGAAAGCTTGCAGACCTGAATGAAGCGGTGAGAGGCGCACTCGACGGTCAGAACGATGACGACGGTCAGGAGGGTGAGGATGGTAGCGACAATGAGGATAGTCACGATGACGATGGCCACGATCACTGA
- a CDS encoding DUF302 domain-containing protein, producing the protein MGYTIQLSVTGEFDEVVDVTITLLQDEGFGVLCDIDVQETLKEKLGEEFQQYRILGACNPALAHEGLNEEIELGALLPCNVLVYETVDGDVVVSAVDPQQLVGIADNEALDSIATEVHDRFERTLSTVNDELQSSSEA; encoded by the coding sequence ATGGGATATACTATACAATTATCCGTGACTGGTGAGTTCGACGAGGTCGTCGATGTCACAATCACTTTGCTTCAAGACGAGGGGTTCGGCGTCCTTTGTGATATTGACGTGCAGGAGACGCTCAAAGAGAAACTCGGAGAGGAATTCCAGCAGTATAGAATTCTCGGTGCGTGCAACCCAGCGCTCGCACACGAGGGATTGAACGAAGAGATCGAACTCGGTGCACTCCTCCCGTGTAACGTCCTCGTCTACGAAACTGTTGACGGGGACGTCGTAGTGAGTGCTGTCGATCCGCAGCAACTCGTTGGTATCGCTGACAACGAGGCGCTCGATTCTATCGCAACCGAAGTCCACGATCGATTCGAGCGGACCCTTTCGACTGTCAATGACGAACTCCAATCCTCGTCGGAGGCCTGA
- a CDS encoding SHOCT domain-containing protein: MSSSNQLDTTTLILLLLGVLIVLPLLTMGMGFGGMMGYGGMMGWNGATSGWWPLVGMFVPLVFLLVLLGGGYLILQRATANHSDPAMEELRKAYARGDLTDEEFQTRRDRLERSE, from the coding sequence ATGTCGTCCTCAAACCAGCTCGATACTACTACGCTGATCCTCCTTCTCCTCGGAGTACTTATCGTACTACCGTTGCTCACGATGGGGATGGGGTTCGGAGGAATGATGGGATACGGTGGAATGATGGGCTGGAACGGGGCTACCAGTGGCTGGTGGCCGCTCGTCGGAATGTTCGTTCCGCTCGTCTTTCTTCTCGTTCTGCTCGGCGGTGGATATCTTATCCTTCAGCGTGCGACGGCAAATCATTCGGATCCTGCAATGGAGGAACTACGTAAAGCGTATGCTCGTGGCGATCTCACCGATGAAGAGTTCCAAACCCGCCGAGATAGACTCGAACGGTCAGAATGA
- a CDS encoding potassium channel family protein: MNLVYLTIGVVLLLGTIVDLLWTTLWVEGGAGPLTSRLMAWTWRSLRRIGAQNERLLSLSGLLIFVLSLTVWIVLLWSGWTLIFAGAESALIDTLDRGSVSWFDRIYFTGYTIFTLGIGDFAPREGIWQVITVLATGSGLLFVTLSVTYTLSVLDAVTQKRAFANNVSGFGTHSEEIVRTAWDGEEFRGLDLPLNGFVTQLTILTENHNAYPVLHYFHSAHDKRSPTVEIAALDEALSLIRFGISEPHQPNEIVLRNARKGIENYLETLHQTFVDPADRTPSLPDLNALREGGIPTVSDEEFASSFDTLSKRRRILLGIVESDERKWPSGKEDHSQDPCKSNNS, translated from the coding sequence ATGAACCTGGTCTATCTCACCATCGGCGTTGTCCTCCTCCTTGGAACCATCGTCGATCTCCTCTGGACGACACTCTGGGTCGAGGGAGGTGCTGGTCCACTTACGTCTCGGCTGATGGCGTGGACGTGGCGATCACTCCGTCGGATCGGTGCGCAGAACGAACGATTGCTGAGTCTCTCGGGACTGTTGATCTTCGTACTGAGCCTCACGGTATGGATCGTACTGCTCTGGAGCGGATGGACGCTGATCTTCGCCGGAGCCGAGAGCGCCCTCATTGACACGCTCGATCGTGGATCCGTGTCGTGGTTCGATCGGATCTATTTCACCGGATACACCATCTTTACGTTAGGTATCGGTGATTTCGCTCCCCGGGAGGGGATCTGGCAGGTTATTACGGTACTCGCAACAGGAAGCGGGTTGCTCTTCGTGACGCTCAGCGTCACGTATACGCTTTCCGTACTGGATGCGGTTACCCAGAAACGGGCGTTCGCTAACAACGTTAGTGGATTCGGAACGCATAGCGAGGAAATCGTTCGAACGGCCTGGGACGGCGAGGAGTTTCGAGGGCTCGACCTGCCGCTGAACGGTTTCGTAACACAGCTTACGATCCTGACAGAGAACCACAATGCCTACCCCGTTCTTCATTACTTTCACAGCGCTCACGACAAGCGATCCCCGACCGTCGAAATCGCGGCCCTAGACGAGGCGTTATCGCTCATCAGATTCGGCATCTCGGAACCACATCAACCGAACGAGATTGTTCTCCGGAACGCTCGCAAAGGTATTGAGAACTACCTCGAAACGCTTCATCAAACATTTGTTGATCCTGCGGACCGAACACCTTCGTTACCCGACCTCAATGCCCTCCGCGAGGGTGGTATTCCGACCGTTTCTGACGAAGAGTTCGCCTCCTCCTTCGATACGTTGAGTAAACGTCGGCGAATACTGCTCGGTATCGTCGAATCCGACGAACGGAAGTGGCCTTCCGGAAAAGAGGATCACAGTCAAGATCCTTGTAAGTCGAACAACAGCTAA
- a CDS encoding SPW repeat protein — translation MLTRTFSALTLLLGFWLLATQFVFHVPAMYQWNIAITGALIGILSISTRYVERDEREVTRIAAGANTLLGSWLVIAPFLFGIDGVQRWNAVIVGVLVSSLAGYNFYIASLLPFGGAPSGSNTDNP, via the coding sequence ATGCTGACAAGGACGTTTTCGGCCCTCACTCTGCTCCTCGGTTTCTGGTTACTTGCTACGCAGTTCGTTTTCCACGTACCAGCTATGTATCAATGGAATATCGCAATCACAGGTGCTCTAATCGGGATTCTATCCATATCTACTCGGTATGTTGAACGAGACGAGCGGGAAGTTACCCGAATCGCCGCAGGGGCGAATACGTTACTTGGGTCGTGGCTTGTAATAGCGCCGTTTCTCTTCGGGATAGACGGCGTGCAACGCTGGAACGCCGTGATCGTCGGAGTCTTGGTCTCTTCACTGGCCGGGTACAATTTCTATATCGCGTCGCTATTACCCTTCGGCGGAGCTCCCAGTGGATCGAACACGGATAACCCCTGA
- a CDS encoding four-helix bundle copper-binding protein has protein sequence MALTQIDHMDDEMAECTDNCFEAAQACEWCADECIGMGEEMARCIRLCRDVADITALHARFMARNSGYHADLAETCADACEECADECEQFDHEHCQVCADVLRECAESCRNMASA, from the coding sequence ATGGCGCTAACCCAGATTGACCACATGGACGACGAAATGGCGGAGTGTACAGACAATTGCTTCGAAGCGGCACAGGCCTGCGAGTGGTGTGCCGACGAGTGTATCGGAATGGGCGAGGAGATGGCGCGCTGTATCCGTCTCTGTCGGGACGTCGCCGATATCACGGCGCTACACGCTCGCTTTATGGCCCGGAATTCCGGGTACCACGCTGACCTCGCGGAGACGTGCGCAGACGCCTGTGAGGAGTGCGCCGACGAATGCGAGCAGTTCGATCACGAACACTGTCAGGTGTGTGCCGACGTGCTGCGCGAGTGCGCCGAGAGTTGTCGAAACATGGCGTCAGCCTGA
- a CDS encoding IclR family transcriptional regulator produces the protein MVELPLFAVYNLTVGAVTGIGLLYFLFFRPTVVDYHRYLLLTISGILLFLVGGPIVELLFPPVVHWVHGVASVLVVIGLYSPVKSDLRQEAWAGLLLQDPAQVRQVDEWMLPVDDAILGLFHSKDLVLTPAIIAYNIDYSREEVNRRLVELKSRGFVTKAERGKYRITGLGKQYIEGTVPCEGFGCLRSLWSHRTN, from the coding sequence GTGGTTGAATTGCCACTGTTTGCCGTATACAATCTCACAGTAGGCGCTGTCACGGGAATCGGGTTGTTGTATTTCCTCTTTTTCAGGCCGACTGTCGTTGACTACCACCGCTATTTGCTGTTAACGATCTCGGGAATACTGCTGTTTCTCGTCGGTGGTCCGATAGTGGAATTGCTGTTCCCGCCGGTAGTACATTGGGTGCACGGTGTCGCGTCGGTGCTCGTCGTGATCGGTCTGTACAGTCCGGTGAAAAGCGATTTGCGTCAGGAAGCCTGGGCCGGTCTTCTGCTCCAAGATCCCGCACAAGTTCGCCAGGTAGACGAGTGGATGCTTCCCGTTGATGATGCGATCCTCGGTCTCTTCCACTCGAAGGATCTCGTTCTGACACCGGCCATCATCGCGTACAACATTGACTACAGTCGAGAGGAAGTGAACCGTCGATTAGTCGAATTGAAGTCTCGTGGATTTGTTACGAAAGCTGAACGAGGGAAGTATCGTATCACGGGCCTCGGAAAACAGTACATAGAAGGAACGGTTCCTTGCGAAGGGTTTGGTTGTCTACGCTCTCTCTGGAGCCACCGTACCAATTAA
- a CDS encoding EamA family transporter, translated as MGFPEIDSAVFFGSITMVAWGIWVVLGNAASESIDPRTAAAITYLVAGPLALGYILVSDASLAITARGGLLAGTAGLFTGIGLISMYIGLSGGSTTVISTLGAMYFVVAALIGMVILGDEVTITRFAGIAFTVIGIVLVIR; from the coding sequence ATGGGTTTCCCTGAGATAGATTCGGCTGTGTTCTTTGGTTCGATTACAATGGTTGCTTGGGGAATTTGGGTAGTCTTGGGCAACGCTGCATCGGAGTCTATCGACCCGAGGACGGCCGCTGCAATCACCTATCTTGTTGCAGGACCCCTTGCACTCGGATACATCCTCGTTTCAGACGCATCGCTTGCCATTACTGCGAGAGGAGGACTGCTCGCTGGCACGGCCGGATTGTTCACCGGAATAGGCCTGATTTCGATGTACATCGGTCTTTCCGGGGGGTCAACAACCGTCATCTCTACTCTCGGTGCGATGTACTTCGTCGTCGCGGCTCTCATCGGTATGGTCATCCTCGGAGACGAAGTTACGATAACGAGATTTGCTGGGATAGCGTTCACAGTTATTGGGATCGTCTTGGTTATCCGATAG
- a CDS encoding IS110 family RNA-guided transposase has translation MYTFGIDVHKSESQVAVLDDDGKIVEEVRVTNANLDDLAGRYAGSNAAIEATSNYYTIYDTLDEHLDVTVADPRQTKAIGIAEVKNDRLDAKLLAQLRRAEMIAESYVPPQEIRERRALVRGRKKLVEKRTDFKNEVHAVLDQHGISYDWDPFSADGREFLAGEELSLGDVARTSLESYLAVIDELTAQITRLERVIEELAASLQETQLLMTIPGVSFFSGLLITAELGEIDRFDEDKQVVSYAGLDPTVRESADSRTEGSISKRGNSRLRWILVQCANVAVHTCKDEYLSRFYQRLRRRKNHKKAIVATARKLLVSIYHMLTRKEVYDPPGVS, from the coding sequence ATGTATACCTTCGGAATCGACGTTCACAAGAGCGAATCGCAAGTCGCTGTCTTGGACGACGATGGAAAGATCGTCGAAGAGGTTCGCGTCACAAACGCGAACCTCGACGATCTTGCCGGACGATACGCCGGATCGAACGCAGCGATCGAAGCCACCAGCAACTACTACACGATCTACGACACCTTAGACGAGCATCTTGACGTCACTGTTGCTGATCCTCGCCAAACCAAGGCGATCGGCATTGCTGAAGTGAAAAACGACCGGTTGGACGCGAAGCTGCTCGCGCAGCTTCGCCGAGCCGAGATGATCGCTGAGAGCTACGTTCCACCACAAGAGATCCGTGAGCGCCGCGCACTCGTGCGCGGCCGGAAGAAGTTGGTCGAGAAACGGACGGATTTCAAAAACGAGGTCCACGCTGTCCTCGACCAGCATGGAATCTCGTACGACTGGGATCCGTTCAGTGCGGACGGGCGAGAGTTCCTCGCCGGCGAGGAACTCTCGCTTGGTGATGTCGCACGGACGTCACTTGAGTCGTATCTGGCCGTGATCGATGAGCTCACCGCCCAGATCACGCGGCTCGAACGGGTGATCGAAGAGCTCGCTGCGTCTCTTCAAGAGACGCAGCTGCTCATGACGATTCCTGGTGTCAGTTTCTTCTCAGGATTACTGATCACGGCCGAATTAGGCGAGATCGATCGGTTCGACGAAGATAAACAGGTAGTGAGCTACGCAGGGTTGGATCCGACCGTCCGCGAGTCAGCTGACTCGCGGACGGAAGGAAGCATCTCGAAACGTGGGAACAGCCGGTTGCGATGGATCCTTGTCCAATGTGCGAACGTCGCTGTTCACACGTGTAAGGACGAGTACCTCAGCCGGTTCTACCAACGACTGAGACGAAGAAAGAATCACAAGAAAGCGATCGTCGCAACGGCGCGGAAACTGCTGGTCTCGATCTATCATATGTTGACCAGAAAAGAGGTCTACGATCCACCAGGTGTGAGCTGA